The following coding sequences are from one Chanos chanos chromosome 12, fChaCha1.1, whole genome shotgun sequence window:
- the slc52a3-2a gene encoding riboflavin transporter 2 yields MSFITHVLACLFGMGSWVTICGLWVELPLIVPQIPEGWYLPSYLSSLIQMANVGPLFITLMHRFRPGLLSEATVIYFIISFGALASFLLAFFWKETVMVQGTERSVPLLLLTFFISVVDCTSSVTFLPFMMQLKPEYLTTYFVGEGLSGLVPALVALIQGVGVVHCLNVTQTFNISEASAQSRNINESESTRYVLRPHYQLPNFSVEAFFFFLTAMMVVCLVAFLLLNYHPAVARERPKSQHSISFTKSDDTVSHHTKGTSESRPMISSLSGSQKPRGLFGKGTYSWMQVIYIFVILAWANALTNSVLPSVQSYSCLPYGNKAYHWSATMAAVANPMACFIAMFYSQRSLVLMGVLTTIGTAIGAYIMSMAALSPCPLLVHDAFGTLIIVGAWIFFVLSLSYVKVIIGVILRDEGHSALVWCGAVVQLGSMLGALTMFPLVNVYNFFSSGDPCNTQCP; encoded by the exons ATGTCATTCATCACACATGTGTTGGCATGTCTGTTTGGGATGGGCTCCTGGGTTACCATCTGTGGCCTCTGGGTGGAGCTTCCTCTCATTGTCCCTCAGATCCCTGAGGGATGGTATCTGCCCTCCTACCTCTCTTCCCTGATCCAAATGGCTAATGTGGGCCCTCTCTTCATAACCCTCATGCATCGCTTTCGCCCAGGGCTGCTCAGTGAGGCTACTGTTATCTATTTCATCATCTCCTTTGGGGCTCTGGCAAGTTTCCTCTTGGCTTTCTTCTGGAAGGAGACAGTCATGGTGCAGGGAACTGAACGCAGCGTGCCACTGCTGCTCCTtacttttttcatctctgtggtGGACTGCACTTCATCTGTCACATTTCTCCCTTTCATGATGCAATTGAAGCCAGAGTACCTCACTACCTACTTTGTAGGGGAAGGCTTGAGTGGGCTTGTTCCAGCCCTGGTGGCTCTGATACAGGGGGTGGGTGTTGTACACTGTTTAAATGTCACACAAACCTTCAATATTAGTGAAGCATCTGCACAAAGTCGAAACATAAATGAATCTGAATCCACTCGCTACGTCCTCAGACCGCATTACCAACTACCTAACTTCTCAGTagaggccttttttttcttcctgactGCCATGATGGTGGTTTGCTTGGTGGCCTTCTTGCTCCTGAACTACCACCCTGCTGTTGCCCGAGAACGTCCCAAAAGCCAACACTCAATCAGCTTCACAAAGAGCGATGACACTGTTTCACACCATACAAAGGGGACGTCTGAGAGTAGACCGATGATTAGTTCTTTGAGTGGTTCGCAGAAACCGAGGGGTCTCTTTGGAAAAGGTACATACAGCTGGATGCAAGTGATCTACATTTTTGTCATCTTAGCCTGGGCAAATGCTTTGACAAATTCAGTGCTGCCATCAGTGCAGTCCTATTCCTGTCTACCATATGGAAACAAAGCTTATCACTGGTCTGCAACTATGGCTGCTGTCGCCAACCCTATGGCCTGCTTCATTGCCATGTTTTACTCTCAAAG GTCTCTGGTACTGATGGGGGTTCTCACAACCATTGGTACAGCTATTGGGGCTTATATCATGAGCATGGCTGCTCTGAGTCCATGCCCTCTACTAGTTCATGATGCATTTGGAACTCTCATTATT GTGGGAGCATGgatcttttttgtcctttcactGTCTTACGTGAAAGTGATCATTGGAGTCATCTTACGTGATGAAGGCCACAGTGCCCTCGTGTGGTGTGGGGCTGTGGTACAATTAGGTTCGATGCTGGGGGCACTAACTATGTTCCCACTCGTCAATGTATACAATTTCTTCTCATCTGGAGACCCCTGCAACACCCAGTGTCCCTAA
- the LOC115825380 gene encoding solute carrier family 52, riboflavin transporter, member 2-like → MADTLWNHAFVTHILVALFGMGSWISVNSLWVELPVVVSVLPEGWNLPAYLSVLIAFGNLGPAAVTLSHHLAPGWLNERIVIHCIQVLAVVASVFLSLFWHEVVSVAGESRSLPYLLLTFVLAFVCCTSNVTFLPFMYRYPPQYIRTFFVGQGLSALFPCVVALGQGVGKLECTKTENGTMQPVYFKEKFPAQNFFWFLFVMLVISGLCFLALTYRVAPATAQNTQNPEQETEKNKEEENHPLQNGEAPLAEDQVEVEKQAPIVAFWTSRNIYLLLLLGISNALTNGVLPSVQSFSCLPYGTMTFHLSVVLGNIANPLACFVAMFVLLRSSGGLGIMALAGGVFASYLMALAALSPCPPLLGSTGGAALVVISWIIFTGLFSYLKVVIGSLLHEAGHAALLWCGVFIQAGSLIGALTMFPLVSVYQVFERAQDCVDNCS, encoded by the exons ATGGCAGACACCTTGTGGAATCATGCCTTTGTCACACACATTCTGGTGGCTTTATTTGGAATGGGATCCTGGATCTCTGTGAACTCATTATGGGTTGAGTTGCCAGTTGTTGTCAGTGTTCTTCCTGAAG GTTGGAACCTGCCTGCATATCTTTCCGTTCTCATTGCATTTGGTAATTTGGGGCCAGCTGCTGTGACTTTGTCTCATCATCTTGCCCCAGGATGGTTAAATGAGCGCATTGTCATCCACTGTATCCAGGTGCTGGCGGTTGTGGCCTcggtctttctttctctgttctggcATGAAGTGGTCAGTGTTGCGGGAGAGTCAAGATCTTTGCCGTATCTGTTGCTGACCTTTGTGCTTGCGTTTGTGTGTTGCACGTCCAATGTCACCTTCCTACCCTTTATGTACCGTTACCCTCCGCAGTACATCCGTACATTTTTTGTAGGCCAGGGCCTTAGTGCACTCTTCCCTTGCGTAGTAGCATTGGGGCAGGGTGTCGGGAAATTAGAGTGTACCAAAACTGAGAATGGAACGATGCAGCCAGTGTATTTCAAAGAGAAATTCCCTGCTCAGAACTTTTTCTGGTTCCTTTTTGTGATGCTTGTAATCTCAGGTCTCTGTTTCCTAGCTCTGACATACAGAGTTGCACCTGCAACAGCTCAGAATACCCAGAATCctgaacaagagacagagaaaaataaagaggaggAGAACCACCCCTTGCAAAATGGTGAAGCACCTTTAGCAGAAGACCAGGTGGAGGTGGAGAAACAGGCTCCCATTGTAGCATTCTGGACATCTCGCAATATCTACCTGCTTTTGCTATTGGGCATCTCCAATGCTCTCACTAATGGTGTCCTACCATCTGTGCAAAGCTTCTCATGTCTGCCATATGGCACCATGACCTTTCATCTCTCCGTGGTCCTTGGCAACATTGCAAACCCTCTTGCCTGTTTCGTGGCGATGTTTGTCCTTCTCAG ATCCAGCGGGGGTCTTGGTATCATGGCTTTGGCGGGTGGCGTTTTTGCATCCTATCTCATGGCACTTGCAGCTCTTAGTCCATGTCCTCCACTGTTGGGAAGCACTGGTGGTGCAGCCTTAGTG gTAATCTCGTGGATCATCTTTACAGGGTTGTTCTCCTATTTGAAGGTAGTGATTGGATCCCTGCTGCATGAGGCAGGCCATGCAGcattgctgtggtgtggtgtcttCATCCAAGCTGGTTCTCTCATAGGAGCACTCACCATGTTCCCCCTAGTCAGTGTCTATCAAGTGTTTGAAAGAGCTCAGGACTGTGTGGACAACTGTAGCTGA